AGGATAAGCACAACAGGCACCCACCATAAAAACCTAGCAAAAGCACTATCACCATCTCACCCCACACAGGCTCCACAGGATGTTCCTAAAGGACAAGAAGCTGCTCTACAGTGTGGGTAGAAGCACAGGTTTTGGAACTGAAGGGGATACAAGAGGTGTGACTCAGACCCACCCAAGGATGGTTTACTTACTCTGGTTTACACAGCCATCCCCTGGGGCTAGCAGCTGACACTGGCACCACTTAAAGGGCCTCAATGCTGCTGCACTGGGCTGTGACCTAGTGCCTAATGCTGCCCTTGAGGGATAATGAAAACTACTGAGGGAGCaggcctggctgcagcaggcaggaaagcTATTTAGTTCTCTCACCACAGCACTATCACTGATGGGAGAAGCAAGAGCAACAAGTAAGCGCTGTGTAAGGTGCAGCTTCAGGCTCAGAATGCCAGAGCTCAGCTCTTCACCCTGTCTGGTGTTGAACAGCCATGGAAAATTATTATTCCCCAGCACGGTTGCTCCTTGGACTGATTAATTCTTAACTACACTTTAAACAAGATGAGTTTACAAATTAAAAGGTacctgaaaaaggagaaaagctgctTGTAATGCTGATGTGATTTGGCTGATGGAGGCAGATGTGGGATATACATAAGGTTTTTTCCACATTGCTCACCCAccattttcccctcttcttaTGGCAGCTACTGCTTCCCTGTGCGTTACTGGAAGGCATAGGCAGTCATATCCTGTGGGTATACACAGGAGGAGTTTGGGAATCCAGATAAATGAAAGTAAATTTAAAGTACTCTGACCATGAAGGATAGATGGagcttatttccttttctttggagCACTGCAGTAAAAGTTCCAGCTTTTGGGTGGCTTTCACAGGAAAACATTAAGGTTTTCCAGATATCTCTTGTCTGCAAGACACTTTGTGCAAATTTGGCATGAAGCACCCATTGCCTATCACTACAGCTGTGCATAGAGCTCACCTAAGGatttcctaatgaagagttagCAATGTACTTTTCAAAGGACTGATGTTGCCAcatctgaaaagagaaattctGATGTTACTGTTTCACCCCCCCCAAGTAACAGTACTGTTGTCAAAATTCACGCTGCTCAGCCCTGTATTTAAAGCGTAAGGCTGCAAATCTGGCATTAGCGTGGCTACCACACTTCCATTCCTAGTGATGAAGCTGCATTTCAGCTGGACTTTTTGGCACTTTGGTGAGAAAGCTCTGGACAGCTGGAAgagacctgctccagcattttttgttttcttctctgtatcAATTTTCCACCTGTGAAACCCAAAATCCCACCACCAACTGCAGCTGCAATTCCTGCCACTTTGAACCCTGCAAGGAGACCAATCGGACCCCCCACCACTCCACCAATGACTgcacctgccacaggcagagctgccagCTTGTATTTCGCAGCCTgtaaagggagagaaaaaagagacaaacaCAAAAGAGTTAGAATTCTTGCCTGTGGTGATGTGTGTTTTCCCCTCATTGCTCTTGGCAATGACTTGAATGTTCAGTGATAAATAAACTTTACAAATTAGTATTTCAAAAGAGATGATCAACTGTCCCACATGTATTACAACATCCTAAAACCAAGTCAAATTGAGCTGTCTCGTGTATGTACACAGTTGTGAACAGGGCCCCTTTTACATGGATCTGGCTGATGATGCACATACTGCAACAgattgtccagagaagttgtggctgctccatctctggcgatgttcaaggccaggctggacgaggctttgagcaacctgagctagtggaaggtgtccttgcctgtggcagggggttggaactggatgagcttaaaggtcccttccaacccaaagcattttatGATTTATTTCCTGGTCTCCATCATTAAATCAAACGAGAAGCTGAGCAAATGCTCAGACTTTTCAGTAATATACCTGAATCTGGGTTTGTGGCTTATTTGCAACTATCACTGACATCTGCATAGAATGGGAGTAAAATTGCACATTATCATCAGCCTGTCATTTTACACTTGTTTGATTCTTATGAGCCAAtcgctggctgtgctcatcttTGCAGATAAACCAGAGTAGCATCAGAACagcataaaaaaagcaaaagaaaattgtatttgGTAGCCTGGATGTGATAGAAAATTACAAGAGagattgatttcttttttttccccgcTATCTGTGGGtcatttcttccttattttcttaATTGCTGGCTCCCTCAGCATTCAAGACGGCAGATCAATTGGGTTAATACCAAGGATTGCTGGGAGGCAGAGTACCATTGATTCACCAGCAGGAGCAGATCCCTACCTTCCTCAAGTTTTTGGTTCCCTCTTCAACATTCACAGCAGCACTGTTGACATGGTCTTCAATCCTGTCAATCTTCTCCTGCTGAGCCTAGATGCAAAGGAATTATGAGTGAGGGAACCTGCTGTGAAGCAGCAGTGAGCCAATACACACCATTTTAATGCCTGTAATCAGGGCCCCACAGCCGCTTTTCATCTGCTACACACCACAGCCGTGCAGCCTTCATGGTGGTTCATTAATAGCATCTGATGAACTGTGCTGAAACTACAAACTACTTCAAAAATATCTTAACTATTAAGTAATAATAGGGGGTGGGTATTATACAGTGTGTTGCTGCAGttagagggggaaaaagccccaaacataTGATTTCCAAATCTTGTCTGTGAATAGATGAGCTCAcattccaaaaggaaaaataaaaccaagtaGCCTTTTTGCCTCCTGCTGAGTTTCATGTACCAACTTCAACATACAGAGCTGCACAAAGAAATCGAAATACGCCTTTAAGTATGACAGTATAAAATGCTGACTTAACTTTACAAACTGAGTAGTGACAGTACTGAAAATACACTTGATGTTGCTCTGCACTGTACTGTCGGAGTTTAAAAACACATTCCCTTTCTCCAAATGCAGTCAAATTCCCCTGCAGTCTCCCCTCAGAGAACAGTGGAGCAGAAGATAAAGGGGGTTGTGGATTTGTTTGTTCTTACTTTAATCTCAGCAGTACCCAGGCTGTTCTGTGTCACAAAATAAAGAGATGGCTAATGTTCAGCTGAAAAGAGAAGGCATTCTGAactcttttccctctttataATACAGAAACTGGTATCTTCCTCTACAATCCAATCCACACACACCAGATGCTTGCTATTATATCGAATGACAGTAAGATGTAAAATCCAGAAAGTCTTGGGAACTGGAACTCCCCCGTTTTAGCTATAACTGCTAACATTTAGGCTACTGAGTAACAATTTCTGCAGCCCCTCTCCAGCCTAATGAATCTTAGGGGTGGGAGGTGTTTGTATACATGAAGCTGCACATACTCAGCAGAAAGGCTAAAAACCAGTTTATCCCAACTGACCCAACTGTCAGAAGATTAAAGAACTCCACTGGGAGATAAGAACTGTGGGTTTAAAATCCCCATGGCACAGGAAGAACTAAACATTGGGAAGGCAGTGTGGATGATGAAGACCTTTTGGGAGCTTTGTGAGAGCAAGAAAGGGCCTGATGAAGGTGAGGGGAACTCTAGAATTGTCTAGTACTGATTAAGAAGTACCTGAGAAACACCCACCCTGTGCAGTGACGACTGTCAGCACCATTACAAttagaaatggtaaaaacaAATGGGACCTGGGTACAAGTCTCCTGCTCAGCACTGTAGGGCTTCTGCAAAGGTTTAGCTTGTGTCCAAGGGCACTGGCCACAACATCAGTAGGTGCTCCGGTGACGACAGCTTAGGCACAATTACCAGCACTATTGCTGAAATGAAAGACTGTTGCCTCCTCATGAAACTATTTTGACAGAGCCTGAATCAACAGGAGGGCCACAAATAAAACTTCTAGCAACAATTCATTAATGTAGGGAAGGAGGAGCTGAGGGCTTAAAGTAATGCTTTTGAGCATTCCTCTTCTGTCGGCTCttgaaaatcaaaagaaaacatttcaccCTAATGCTAGACAATTTGACGTCAACATTGATGTAAATACCTACAACACTGGAAAGTATCTAATGTACCAGCATGGAAACTATAGGTGTATCTAGCACAGTTCCCAAGTAGCAAAGATAGCACCTTTGTACAGACATCTTGGCACACTGAGGGGAAAAcagccctgcctctgctggCATTTTCCTGAAGATCTTAATAGTGACTAGGATGTTGTAGTGCTGAATACTGAACTGAATGAATTCAGCGATTTCAATTATTCTGCTATTCTGACACTTTAACCAAGTGATACCAGCTCAGTCTGAGTTCAGACTATGGGCACAAGTATTGCTCATCTGTTTTTAGTCCCATTAGGATTACCTATCCACTGTCCTTTTGTACAAGACTCCATCTAGGCTAGAATGCAGAATTAATACTTACGTTGACTAAGAGAGAGAAGTCAGTCACCAACTGGCTAAGCTCAATCAAGCCCTACAATTAAAAACACCCAAATGTTATTTTGCAATAAAAACAAGAGCATCAACGTGGCAGTACGGGAGTTCCAACATACCTCTTCTAAAGTTTCCCAGGACTCAGCTGCATTTTCTCGCTGAGGTATTTCAGGAAGGGGAGAGTAGATCTGGATTAAACTCTGGGAGCCGTCCTTCACTTCTGTGTTATGTAAAGTTTCTGAATGAGAAACATGAAGCTTATAAATAAATGCACTGAATCAGAACGCAGGTGATGTGCAAAGTTTCTCATTCTTAGTGTTTCTCAAGAATTAATTGATACTTAACCTAATTCAAGCCAAGTGACAGCCCTGAAAATGATCATATAGGGAAAAGTCTTACAGCAGTAGACACTTTCTGAAAAGGAAGTTATTGCTGAAGAAATGGATTAATTCCTATCAGCCCACTTTCACAATCAGTTCTGAGAATAACATTATAGTCCTGAATTTAAGGTCAGTTAATTTTGTATCGTTCAAGTTAAGAAAACTCAGCCTGGaacaaaaagcttttcatttacATACAACACACAAGAACTTCCGAACTGCACAGACAGTTACTCACTTTATGATTAGGATCCTACCAGTTCGATTTTCAGCCATTTGGGACTAAAAGAAGCTGGAGGAAAAAGctttcaaagcactgaaaacCAAGTAACACACTGCCCAGCATTCGGTGCTGGATCCAGCTAGGTGACAGTGCTGtgaggatcacagaatcacagaatcccaagggttggaagggacctcaaaagatcatctagtccaacccccctgcaagagcagggtaacctacagtacatcacacaggaacttgtccaggcgggccttgaatatctccagtgtaggagactccacaacccccctgggcgaTGACAAACACTTGCAGCTCAGCAGTACAAAGGAGGTATTCTCAAATATCTTCCTTTCTAAATCACCTGGACTGAACGCAGAGGACATTAGGATGAAGTATGGTGTTAAAAAACGCAGAAAGAGAGAGAGCTAGGTGGCATGGGTGAGAGCAGATACAATGAACAGTCACACACATACCTTCTCCAGTTAAAGAGCCTGATCGCGAGCCACTATGGATATAATGGACGTGTGAGTGATTACAGAGAAGATATTAAGTGGTAATAAAGAATAACAACAGACAAGTTTGGCTTGTCATAGCAAGGATTTGGGAATAGCTTGAGAATGTGAAAGGCAGACTGGAGAATGTCTGTGTGTAAACACAGAACGTGTTAATTTAGACAACTTcagtttctgaaggaaaatggCTGCTTTAGTAGGTCACTAATGTTTCCTTCCCTGGGAGAGCCGTATTACGAGAAAGCTTAACCTGGGGAAGACTGGTTAGATATGTCTAACAATACTAAAGTGTAAATACTGTACTAAAATCCTTAGAAACAGTCAATGTGCCAAGGTACTGTAATAATATTCTATAACTGTTACTACAACAGACACGTACAATggaaaccaaataaaaataatatttatttaaaaaacagtaataatgCATGCTTATTCATGGAATTaatttaagataaaataaaaatgacacattttCATAACCATTTGTCtatttctgaacatttttatcCCAGTACCTCAAAATACATTAAGGACCTAATCTTTCCACTCTCAAATCAATACAAGTCTAACACCAATGAAGCTGATGTTCAGCTGTAGCTACTAAGTCAGCAGAGTAGCAGGATAACAGCAATGGAATAAgtgatttggggttttatttctggcttgtttttcttcctaattaTTTCTACCGCTTTTCCTTTAAGAATCCAGACATGGAAGGCCCTTCACCTCCTAGAATCATCACCTGTTCTTCCACAACATGTTTTTGATTTATAACGTCAGATTAATTAATGTTATAGACTCAGTTTTAAAAggttgcttttcccttttcagcAGAACAATTCACAGATCCAAATGTGTCCATTTTTGGAGAAACCAATTCTGCTAAATGTTCTGACGCTTAACATGGGTTTTGagtattttattccatttaaaTCCTTCACAATCCTATTTCAAAATCAAGTTTCTTCTGCCAAGAAAAACGCACTCTTCCCTAATCACTCACGTGCATGCTAAGTtgcttgaaattaaaatattcacaatacaaaagcaggaaaaaagctcaTTAAGCAAAATGGGCTCTTCACAAATTGTGTTCCCTACTGCGGTGTGTCTTTAACAATCTTTGTTGACCTACTGTAGAGAAGCACATACTCCGAAGTACATAACTGATGCTGAAGTTTTGCATGACACACATTCAAGAGAACTGAAAACTCTTAAGTAGGTTTACACTTACCATTTCCTAATAACTAAAAATTAGTGGGGGAAAAAATCTTTACTCACTTCAAAATACTAAGGTAAAGAACAGGAAGGGTAAGAGACGGTGAAGTCACACTTGGGCTGAAAGCATGAGTAAGAAATTTATATTCACAAGTTCACATCTTATCAGGTCTAACCAATTTTAATAGAACTAGAGAATGGAAGTGGCTCCAACAGTTCACTTACAGCATCTCCCCAGAAATGCAGTAATACAAAACACCTCTGCAGATTTCATAGAGCAGCTTCACACCTCATTACACTCAAGATAAAAATCTAAAAGCTCTGGAAGATTCAATATGTTGCTTTAAAGATTTTAGTAATTTTAAGAGTCGAGTCTCACCTTTTgttaatatttgtttaaaatgcaattaaattcCATTTCTATTGGACCTCAGCCGAGGGTGGTGAAGCGGGGAAGGGACTACATCATATCACTGACATGCCTTCTAAATGGGCGATTTGAATTTGTAAACTCCTTCCTTCTCTACCAGGTGGGAAGCAACATGCTACAAAGAATGGGCACGCTGAAGCTCCTCTGATTAAGATCAGCAGCCAAGATTTGCTTTCAGGACTGCAGCCTCAAAGCACAAAAGAATAGGCAATATATAGCATCTGTGTTAGCAATTCAACAGAGCTGCTTTCATGGGCTGGCaaacttgaagaaaaaataccTGTTTCATTGCATTTACTTGTCTGGCTGTCTGTGTATTCCACTTTAAATGGGGTGAATAATTTCCATATTCTTGAGCAGACTTACAGGAGCATGTCATTCCggtaatatttttctgttcttctcatCCCAATCTTTCTGATCAATTTCTTGTCTTTCAGAAGTACTGTCAAGTTCAATGTCCTCCATACATTAATGgtgtttcagattaaaaaagcaGTCCTGTCCTTTGAAATTACACTCTAGTTCCCATTTACCACCTACGTAACTATTAGAAAAGCAGTAAGCCGGGACAAGGCTTTTCCAATGAAATACTGGAATGTACTGAGAACAACTGCAGAATGTTACCAAAATAAGAGGTATTTTAAATTTAGTTCTCATCGTAACAGAGAAGAGCTCACAAAGAGCCTGAAAGCAATGACTAATACTGATGAAGGGGGCCACTGAATACCTGGTATTCAGTCCATAAACATCTAAAACTTGGAGTACAAGACTGAGAACAATGAGCTCCCCTCAGATGAACTATCTACAGATTTGTCAAATTAGATGGTCTTcaaaagtcccttccaatccaaaccattctatgg
This sequence is a window from Lathamus discolor isolate bLatDis1 chromosome 2, bLatDis1.hap1, whole genome shotgun sequence. Protein-coding genes within it:
- the STX17 gene encoding syntaxin-17, which codes for MSEDDEKVKLRRIEPAIQKFIKVAIPTDLERLRKHQINIEKYQRCRLWDRLHEEHINAGRTVQQLRSNMREMEKLCLRVRKEDILVLQRMINPVKEEASLAIKDFLQLHSQSAEELKRQLEGQEDASLTRSVTVGGETLHNTEVKDGSQSLIQIYSPLPEIPQRENAAESWETLEEGLIELSQLVTDFSLLVNAQQEKIDRIEDHVNSAAVNVEEGTKNLRKAAKYKLAALPVAGAVIGGVVGGPIGLLAGFKVAGIAAAVGGGILGFTGGKLIQRRKQKMLEQVSSSCPELSHQSAKKSS